The sequence CCTCATTTACATTTTTACCAAATATATTTTCCAAAAGATCTTTTGAAACACTAAAATCAAATGATCCTTTTGAGCCAAAAAAACCTTTTTTGTAATTGTTATTAGAAATTTTAAAGCCCTTAATATTATTTAGATCATTCACTATCCTTTGATAGTTTTTCTCCACCTCATTTGAAGCAAAATAAACCGCTCCAATGGCTACCACGATAACTACGATTAAAGCAGATATCACCTTTTTCATGCTTTTCTCCTTTTTGTAATATGTTGTAAAAAAAACCAAATTCCAAGCAACAAACAAACCATAGCAAGAGGCATAATATATCCATGCTCGCCAAGATAGTCGCTTGCACCTACAAAATAATCACCCGCTTTAAAGCTGGCAAATCCGATAATGACCGCCCAAAGCACTGACGAGATCAAATTTATAATGCTAAATTTATAAAATGAATATTTCGTAAGTCCAAGCGCGATAGGAACCAAAGTTTTGACGCCGTAGATAAATTTTTTGATGAATATTATCTTATCGCCGTGTTTTTTGGCCAAAATTCCTGCATAAGCAAGCTTTCTTTTATGATTTTTGATATAAGGCATAAGTGAGTTTTTATTAAATCTTGCGACATAAAAAATTAGCGTGTCGCCAATTGTATTTGCTACAGCAGCGACAATTATACTAAGAGTGATATCCATCTTGCCGGCAAAACTTAAAATTCCAGCGGCGATTAATGCAACCATACCGCCACCAAGGCTATAAAAAAACAATACAATATAGCCGTATGTTGAAACTGAGTTTATGATATCTTGCATTAATCTCCTAAAAGTTTAGATGCGGAGGCTATTAGCTGTTCATAGGCATAGCCACTTTGCTTTAAAATTTCTTCTCTTGCACTGATGACTGCTCCACCAAAGCTAGCTCCCGCAAAGAAACCATCATTTGCGGCATATGCGTAAATATCACTTGAAAATTTAAAATCGCTTACTTTACTGTAATTGCGTCCAATGTCACCAAAAGCTACTGAAAGCTTTGTATCAAGCGTGATCTTGGCATCTTTAATATCGTGGATAATGCTATCTTTAAATATAAAAAGTACAAGTGAACTATCTTCATAACCAAGCTGTATACCGATACTGCCGCCACTTATGCTAACTGGTAAAATTTCACTTGGCGAGTTAATGTTGCCAACAACCATGATGCCATCTCCGCCCATGCCACCAACTACAAAACCGACCTTTTTAACACTTGGAAAGATGATCGTCGCTTTTGACTGCTCGATTAGCTCTTTTATAGGAGCGTTTCTAGCGCCTCTCATAGTTGTTATAAACGAGTTTGCCGAATCTAGCACGAGCTCCTCGCTGGCAAAGCCAAGTGAGAAAAATAATAAAATTGAAAAAAGAAATTTCATATCTTGCCGTTATTTCGCAAAATCAACAGCGCGAGTCTCTCTGATGACGCTTACTTTTATCTCACCAGGATACTGCACCTTGCTCTCGATCTCTTGAGCTATCTCTTTTGCTACAAGCACTGCCTCATCATCGTTTATGAGTTTAGCATTTGCGATGACGCGGATTTCACGGCCAGCATTTATCGCATAAGCTTGCTTGATGCCATCTTTACTTTTTGCGATGTTCTCGATCTCTTCAACACGCTTTAAGAAGCTCTCAAGCACCTCACGCCTTGCACCTGGACGAGCCGCACTTAGTGCGTCAGCTGCGCAAACAGCCGCACTTTCTATACTTGTTGCCTCTTCGTGGCCGTGGTGAGCGTAGATAGCATTGATGACTACTGGATGCTCTTTGTATCGCTTACAAATTTCTGCTCCAAGATCAACGTGACTGCCCTCATACTCGTGAGTTAGTGCCTTGCCGATATCGTGAAGTATGCCAGCTCTTTTTGCAAGTTTCTCATCTCCGCCACACTCAGCTGCAATGATGCCAGCTAAATGTGCTACTTCAAGGCTGTGCGCAAGGGCATTTTGTCCGTAGCTTGCTCTAAATTTAAGCTTGCCTATTAGTTTTACGATCTCTGGATGAATTTTATTTAGACCAAGATCCATGACGATGTTTTCACCCTCTTCTTGTATGCTTTGCTCAAATTCTTCAGTCACTTTTTTGTGAAGGTCTTCTATCCTCGCAGGTTGGATTCTTCCATCCTCTACCAAAAGCTCGATCACTCTTGTTGCGATCGCACGTCTGTAAAGATTGAAGCTGCTTAGTATGATCGCGTGAGGTGTATCATCGATGATGATATCAACACCAAGCACCATTTCAAGGGTCTTGATGTTACGTCCCTCTTTGCCAATAATCCTACCTTTTAGCTCATCATTTTTGATATTTACGACATTTATCAGACGCTCAGCCGCAAATTCTCCAGCAAATCTTGACGTGGCCTGCGCCAAGATGTAATTAACTCTCTTTTTAGCCTCTCTTTTAGCCTCTTCTTCATATTTTCTGACGATATGAGCGATATCCGCACGAGACTTCTCCTCAACCTTTTTAAGTACGACCTCTTTTGCCTCTTCTTCCGTTAAGCCAGCAGCATGCTCAAGCACTCTTATCGCTTCTTCTACCTTGTTTTGATAAGTCGCTTTTAAATTTAAGCCCTCTTCGTAAGTTATCTTTGCGTCTTGCTTATCCTTTTCAAAAAGCTCTTTACTTTCGTTTAAAAGCTCTTGCTCATTTAGCAAAATTTTCTCTTTTTTGGCTAGTTCATCAAATTTACTTGCATACTCTTTTTGAAGCTTTGTCGTCTTGTCATCGTATTTTTTTTTAGCCTCAAATTCAGCCTCTTGTACTGAAATTTTAGAATTTTTAAGCGTTAGTTCAGCTTCGTATTCTATTGCTTTTGCTTTTGCTTTTGCTTGTTCTAAGAAGATGTTGTAGTTTGCATCATTTATCTTTTTAGCGTATAGATACCCTGCTCCAACGCCCGCCACACCGGCTCCTAAGCCTATTAAAACCTCTATCATTTATTCCTCTTTTTATATAATTTTTATTTGGGGTTATATAAAAGTCTGCTACCGCGTCTTGTGCATTTGAAAGCACATCTTTGGTGTAAAAGTCTTTTATCTCAAGAAAAACTATCTGTTTTGGCTTAATGGGCAAAGAGTAAAAAAATCTATCATAAAATCCTTTTCCATGCCCTATCCTAGCCATAGCCCCATCAACCCCAATCGCTGGAACTACTGCCATATCAAGTCTAACATTATCCATTTTTTTGCCAGATGGCTGTCTGACGTTAAATTTATAAGTTATAAATGGCAGTCGCAATCTTACCATCTTTAAGCTAAGACCTACCATAAAAGGGGCAAAAATTTCACATTTACGTGATAAATTTCGCCTTATTTTAAGCACATCGACTTCGTAGTTAAGTGGCAAATAAAACAATACTTTCTTAGAATTTGTAAAATTTATCAATTTCAAAAGCGTTTTCGTAGCTTTATAGTGCGAGCATTTGGCCTTAAATTTAGTAAGTTTCATTAAATTTGCTCTTGCATTTTTTCTAAATTCATTTTTTTCTAAATTAACGCTCATTTTATGCTCTTTCTTGTATAATCCTGAAATCTTATTCAAAAGGAAATTTATGACATTAAAACGAGCAATTATAACATCACTTTGCATTTTTGCATTTTTTGGATGCGGCGACGAGAACAAGCAAAAAAAAGAGCAAAATACAAGCGAACAAATGCAAAGCAAAATTTTAGATAAAAATGCTAGCAAAGATGAAAATTTAAGCAAAGACTCACTCACTCCAAAAATGAGTGAAAGTGCCCAAGACAGCGAGATAAAAGAGATAAATCTAAAGCTGCTAAATGGCACAACTATGCAGATTACAAAAAGAAGTAATGGCTTTGACGTAAAAGATGGTAAAAAAGCAACACTTTACGTATTTTTTGCCACTTGGTGCCCTCCTTGCAAGGCTGAGATCCCGCACTTAAACAACCTAAGCGAGAAATTTAAAAACGAACTAGATATCGTTGGTGTGCTACTTGAAGACAAAAGTGAAGATGAAGTAAAAGATTTTGCTCAAAAATATAAAATAAAATATGAAGTCGCGGTTGGCGAGGGAAATTTTTTATTTGAAAAAGCGATGGGTGGCATAAAAGGCTTGCCTGCGTCAGCACTTTTTAAAGCAAATGGTGACTACGTTCAAGGCTACATCGGTCTTGTGCCTGAAGAGATGCTTGAAAATGACATAAATAGGGCAACAAAATAATGCTTGACTTTCTAAAAAAAGGCCTTGAGAAGACTTTTGGAGCGATAAGCTCAGCGAAGAAGTCGAAAAAGATAGACAAAGAGAGCTTAGAAGAAATTTTACTTGAAGCTGACGTAGCCTATGAGATCGTGGAGGAGATTTTATACTACCTGCCGCCACAAGATGAAGTAAGTAGAGCTGATCTTAGGCGCGTTATGAGTAGCTATTTTATCTACGAAAAAGAGCGCATGATAGAGCCAGATAAGCCATTTGTCGATCTCATCCTTGGCGTAAATGGTGCTGGCAAGACGACTACGATCGCAAAGCTTGCAAATTTATATAAAAATAATGGCAAAAGCGTCATTTTGGGCGCTTGCGATACATTTAGAGCTGGGGCTATCGAGCAGCTGCGCCAGTGGTCGCTTAGGCTAAATGTGCCAATAGTCGCCACACAGCAAGGGCATGATCCTTCGGCTGTTGCTTACGATACGATCAGCTCAGCTCTTGCAAAAGGTATCGACCGAGTCATCCTTGACACAGCCGGCAGACTTCAAAACCAGACAAATTTAGCAAACGAGCTAGAAAAGATCGTTCGAATTAGCAAAAAAGCCTACGAAAAAGCGCCCCACCGCAAAATTTTGATTCTTGATGGCACGCAAGGTAACGCCGGAGTTGCACAAGCAAAAGCATTTAACGATATCGTCTCGCTTGATGGCGTCATCATCACAAAACTTGACGGCACCGCAAAGGGCGGAGCACTATTTGGTGTGGCAAGAGAGCTTGAACTACCTATATTTTATATAGGCGTTGGCGAAAGAATGGATGATATCATCAAATTTAACCCAGATGAGTTTTTAGACGAGCTGATGGACGCTATTTTTGAGTAGAGTAAAATTTCTTAGTAAAATTTGCTTTTTTATCGCTCTTTTGGCGATCGATTTTCTTGCGTTTACTCCAAAATCTCCTACTATCATCGAAAATTCGTGGGATAAAGCAAACCATTTTTTAGCTTTTTTCATCCTTTATACACTGCTCTATCTTGGCTATCATTTTAAAATTTTAAAAAATTTAGCCCTACTTTTAGCCTTTGGCGTGCAAATAGAGCTCGTTCAGGCATTTTTACCAAACAGGAGCTTTAGCCTGCTTGACATCGTGGCTGACATGATCGGAGCGGCCTTTGGAGTGATGATAATTGAAATTTTAAAAAGGATATATTATGGCAAAAGCAAAGCCAGTTTTTGAGTGTCAAGCGTGTGGTAATCAACAAGCAAAATGGCTGGGCAAATGCCCACAATGTGGGGCTTGGGATAGCTTTGTCGAGCTTAGCCAGCAAGAGATAAAGATAAGTAAAGAGATAGCAAAAAGCACTAGCGCACCTAGCAAAGCCATAAGCATAGACGAAGTTGAAATTCAAAATTTTACGAGATTTAGTACCAAAGATAGCGAGCTAGACCTTGTTCTTGGTGGTGGCGTAGTCGAGGGCTCGCTAGTTTTAATAGGTGGCAGTCCAGGCATCGGTAAATCAACCTTGCTTCTAAAAATCGGCTCAAATTTAGCAAAAGACGGTAAAAAAACGCTCTATGTAAGCGGCGAAGAGAGCCAAAGCCAGATAAAAATGAGAGCTGATAGGCTAAATGCGGTGGATAAAAATTTATACCTGCTAACTGAAATTTGCCTAGAAGATATCCTGCTAGAAGTGCAAAAGAGCGACTACAAGGTGCTTGTAATTGACTCCATACAAACACTTTATAGCCAAAATATAAGCTCCGCTCCAGGCTCGATCACGCAGGTTCGCGAGATCACATTTGAGCTGATGAGACTTGCAAAGAGTCAAAATATCTGCGTTTTCATCATCGGACACATAACTAAAGAGGGCTCGATCGCAGGGCCTAGAGTGCTTGAACACATGGTCGATGTGGTACTTTATTTCGAGGGCGATGCGAGCAGAGAGTTAAGAATTTTACGTGGGTTTAAAAACCGCTTTGGCTCGACAAGCGAAGTTGGCATCTTTGAGATGAGCCAGCACGGACTAGTGAGCGCAAACGAGGTATCTAGTAAATTTTTCACACGTGGTGGAGCGATGAGTGGCAGTGCGATCACCATCATAATGGAAGGCTCAAGGGCGCTTAGCATCGAAATTCAAGCACTCGTTTGCGAAAGTGCCTATCCAAAAAGAAGCTCGACTGGCTTTGAGAGAAACCGCCTAGATATGCTGCTAGCACTTCTTGAGCGAAAGCTAGAAATTCCACTTGGGCACTACGACGTCTTCATAAACGTTTCAGGTGGAGTTAAGATAAGCGAAACTGCGGCCGATCTAGCCGTCATTGCAGCGATAATCAGTAGCTTCAAAAACCGCCCTATTAGCAAGGATAGCGTATTCATCGGTGAGCTAAGTCTAAACGGCGAGATAAGAGAAATTTTCAACCTCGATCAGCGACTAAAAGAGGCAAAAACGCAGAAATTTAAAAATGCGATCATCCCAAACAAGCCGCTTGACACGCAGGGTCTAAAGTGCTTTTACGCCAAAGATATCACGCAAGTGCTTGAGTGGATGTAAATTTATCTTGCTAGCGACTTAATATCAATACTTTGCTGGCTAAACCATATTTTTTATCTTTTGCATAAGTCTTAGGATATCTATGCTTTTTTCTTTGAAATTTAAATTATAAAAATTCCATTCTTTGCTTATAAAATACCTATGCCCTCTTATCCACTTTAAGCTTTGCCACTTTTTCTAAAATTTCAAACATACTCTTACCACTATCAAATTCACTCTTTATAAATTTATAAAGCTCTTTAAATCTCTCATCGGCTTCAAACTTATAGGTTTGAGACTTTTTAGTAACCTGTATAGGTGTAAATTTCTTCTCTTTTTTATCTTCTTCGTTTTGTGCTTCAAGATCATTAATGGAATTTATAGTCTCTTTTGCTAGCTCCTCATCAAGCTCTAAACCAAAGCGCTTTTTTAGTGCAAATTTAGTCCAATTAGCTTTAAACTCATCAACGCTCATATCGCTATCAAGTAACTTAGCTGTTTTTGTTCCGCCAAAGGTAAAGTCAGAGAAACCATGCTTTCTGGTATATCTTTTTATAAATTCGTTAACAGATAAAGTCTCTGAGTCACCAAAAGCTCTCTCAGGCCCCAAAGCACCGCTATCATCTATAAATTTCTGTAGCTCATCTATCTTATCTTTTGAAAAAGTGTCGTCATAGCCCATAAGCTTGCCAAGTATGCTAATCCTTGCCTCTCCTTCACCTTTTACGAAGCCGGTGAGTGAGTGCTCATATCTGTCGTATTCTCTTGCTTTAGCTTTATCGTCTAGGCTCATATACTTAGGAAATGTCATACCATGACCCATATCGTTACTAAGTATCTCGTTTATATCGTTAAATTTAAATCCCATCTCTCTTGCTATGTTTTCTCTTGAGAGATAGTTAGTAATTGGGAGGTTATTAGAAATTTGCATTTTACTATCCTTAGTTTCTTTAGCTCCATTAAATCTTAATCTAAGATATCGTCTTTTCTTTAAAAAATTTTATAAAAATACATTTTTTAAATTTATTAGAAGTAGTTAAAAGATATTAAAAAGCTTTGTAAAAATGCATAAATTTTAGACAATCATCACTGCAGCTACGGCAAATCCGCCATCGTGAGTTATGCTAAGGCTTGCTTCTTTGATATTAAAATTTGTATAAATTCTTGGGCTAAATTTTATCTTTGGTGCGTTTTTTGCGTCTTTGCTAAGCTCAATATCCAAAAAACCACACTCTTTGCTGATGCCCACACCAAGAGCTTTGCTAGCTGCTTCTTTGGCCGCCCAAAATCCAGCCAAAGTCGCATCATTTTTTGCTAGAGTGATCTCGTCATCACTAAGAAATTTTTTTAAAAAAAGCTCGCCGTGGCGAGCCTTAAGTTTTGAAATTCTATCTATCTTAACGATATCAATACCTATCATTGCACCACAAAATCAGTAAAAAATATGTTTTTGATGTAGCCATCATTTAGCACTTCATTTAGCTTGCCGACGATCTCATCTTTTAGCCTATCTTTACCTTTTGCGGTGCTTACTTCTTCGTAAGTTTTTGATGAAAGTGTTCTGATGATAATATCTCTTAAAAGTGCCTTTTTCTTATCAAGCTCAGGAGTTAGTAACTCATCGCTTTGCTCCATATCAATCTTGGTTTTAAGAAATCTTGAGCCATTTTCGCTAAGCAAATTTACAATGAACTGATCAAGCGGATATATCGGTCCCATATTTGAATAGTCGTTGCTACCATGCTTTGCCTTATTTTGAGCTGGCATGGACTGCGTTTGAGTCTGAGCTGGTGCTTGCATCATATTTGCCTCTTTTGGCTCGTCAGAACTAAGCATCAAAAACGCAACTAGCCCTCCAATAACTAGCAGCAAAACAAATATCGCAATGATAATTATCATTAATGCACCATTGCCACCTTTTTTTGCCTTTTTCTCT comes from Campylobacter concisus and encodes:
- the acpS gene encoding holo-ACP synthase, with product MIGIDIVKIDRISKLKARHGELFLKKFLSDDEITLAKNDATLAGFWAAKEAASKALGVGISKECGFLDIELSKDAKNAPKIKFSPRIYTNFNIKEASLSITHDGGFAVAAVMIV
- the ftsY gene encoding signal recognition particle-docking protein FtsY codes for the protein MLDFLKKGLEKTFGAISSAKKSKKIDKESLEEILLEADVAYEIVEEILYYLPPQDEVSRADLRRVMSSYFIYEKERMIEPDKPFVDLILGVNGAGKTTTIAKLANLYKNNGKSVILGACDTFRAGAIEQLRQWSLRLNVPIVATQQGHDPSAVAYDTISSALAKGIDRVILDTAGRLQNQTNLANELEKIVRISKKAYEKAPHRKILILDGTQGNAGVAQAKAFNDIVSLDGVIITKLDGTAKGGALFGVARELELPIFYIGVGERMDDIIKFNPDEFLDELMDAIFE
- the rny gene encoding ribonuclease Y is translated as MIEVLIGLGAGVAGVGAGYLYAKKINDANYNIFLEQAKAKAKAIEYEAELTLKNSKISVQEAEFEAKKKYDDKTTKLQKEYASKFDELAKKEKILLNEQELLNESKELFEKDKQDAKITYEEGLNLKATYQNKVEEAIRVLEHAAGLTEEEAKEVVLKKVEEKSRADIAHIVRKYEEEAKREAKKRVNYILAQATSRFAGEFAAERLINVVNIKNDELKGRIIGKEGRNIKTLEMVLGVDIIIDDTPHAIILSSFNLYRRAIATRVIELLVEDGRIQPARIEDLHKKVTEEFEQSIQEEGENIVMDLGLNKIHPEIVKLIGKLKFRASYGQNALAHSLEVAHLAGIIAAECGGDEKLAKRAGILHDIGKALTHEYEGSHVDLGAEICKRYKEHPVVINAIYAHHGHEEATSIESAAVCAADALSAARPGARREVLESFLKRVEEIENIAKSKDGIKQAYAINAGREIRVIANAKLINDDEAVLVAKEIAQEIESKVQYPGEIKVSVIRETRAVDFAK
- a CDS encoding DedA family protein; the protein is MQDIINSVSTYGYIVLFFYSLGGGMVALIAAGILSFAGKMDITLSIIVAAVANTIGDTLIFYVARFNKNSLMPYIKNHKRKLAYAGILAKKHGDKIIFIKKFIYGVKTLVPIALGLTKYSFYKFSIINLISSVLWAVIIGFASFKAGDYFVGASDYLGEHGYIMPLAMVCLLLGIWFFLQHITKRRKA
- a CDS encoding TlpA family protein disulfide reductase — translated: MTLKRAIITSLCIFAFFGCGDENKQKKEQNTSEQMQSKILDKNASKDENLSKDSLTPKMSESAQDSEIKEINLKLLNGTTMQITKRSNGFDVKDGKKATLYVFFATWCPPCKAEIPHLNNLSEKFKNELDIVGVLLEDKSEDEVKDFAQKYKIKYEVAVGEGNFLFEKAMGGIKGLPASALFKANGDYVQGYIGLVPEEMLENDINRATK
- the radA gene encoding DNA repair protein RadA, with amino-acid sequence MAKAKPVFECQACGNQQAKWLGKCPQCGAWDSFVELSQQEIKISKEIAKSTSAPSKAISIDEVEIQNFTRFSTKDSELDLVLGGGVVEGSLVLIGGSPGIGKSTLLLKIGSNLAKDGKKTLYVSGEESQSQIKMRADRLNAVDKNLYLLTEICLEDILLEVQKSDYKVLVIDSIQTLYSQNISSAPGSITQVREITFELMRLAKSQNICVFIIGHITKEGSIAGPRVLEHMVDVVLYFEGDASRELRILRGFKNRFGSTSEVGIFEMSQHGLVSANEVSSKFFTRGGAMSGSAITIIMEGSRALSIEIQALVCESAYPKRSSTGFERNRLDMLLALLERKLEIPLGHYDVFINVSGGVKISETAADLAVIAAIISSFKNRPISKDSVFIGELSLNGEIREIFNLDQRLKEAKTQKFKNAIIPNKPLDTQGLKCFYAKDITQVLEWM
- the fliL gene encoding flagellar basal body-associated protein FliL → MAEEVEEKKAKKGGNGALMIIIIAIFVLLLVIGGLVAFLMLSSDEPKEANMMQAPAQTQTQSMPAQNKAKHGSNDYSNMGPIYPLDQFIVNLLSENGSRFLKTKIDMEQSDELLTPELDKKKALLRDIIIRTLSSKTYEEVSTAKGKDRLKDEIVGKLNEVLNDGYIKNIFFTDFVVQ
- a CDS encoding lipid-binding SYLF domain-containing protein, encoding MKFLFSILLFFSLGFASEELVLDSANSFITTMRGARNAPIKELIEQSKATIIFPSVKKVGFVVGGMGGDGIMVVGNINSPSEILPVSISGGSIGIQLGYEDSSLVLFIFKDSIIHDIKDAKITLDTKLSVAFGDIGRNYSKVSDFKFSSDIYAYAANDGFFAGASFGGAVISAREEILKQSGYAYEQLIASASKLLGD
- a CDS encoding VanZ family protein, which translates into the protein MSRVKFLSKICFFIALLAIDFLAFTPKSPTIIENSWDKANHFLAFFILYTLLYLGYHFKILKNLALLLAFGVQIELVQAFLPNRSFSLLDIVADMIGAAFGVMIIEILKRIYYGKSKASF
- a CDS encoding 5-formyltetrahydrofolate cyclo-ligase, which encodes MSVNLEKNEFRKNARANLMKLTKFKAKCSHYKATKTLLKLINFTNSKKVLFYLPLNYEVDVLKIRRNLSRKCEIFAPFMVGLSLKMVRLRLPFITYKFNVRQPSGKKMDNVRLDMAVVPAIGVDGAMARIGHGKGFYDRFFYSLPIKPKQIVFLEIKDFYTKDVLSNAQDAVADFYITPNKNYIKRGINDRGFNRLRSRCGGRWSRVSIR